A portion of the Ptiloglossa arizonensis isolate GNS036 chromosome 11, iyPtiAriz1_principal, whole genome shotgun sequence genome contains these proteins:
- the LOC143152649 gene encoding uncharacterized protein LOC143152649 — protein sequence MLRVCEILPTLICTSCLIFCCRACAPDIGQPLDLDKFSGEWFFAAGTPINQSLSRCGRFLARRISVDKFAIKYTALSHKNDIPITFHVDGKMDGNKAVGTWQLQGSKRKLGPLNHIVVFANYRSVLAMVVCSEGTQLHHHGYKFSMIWSRERSLPLPILKELKPKLGAYINQGEIRMVDHENC from the exons ATGTTGCGCGTGTGCGAGATACTTCCGACGCTGATTTGCACATCGTGTTTGATATTCTGCTGCAGAGCCTGCGCTCCGGATATTGGCCAGCCGCTGGACTTGGATAAG TTTTCAGGGGAATGGTTTTTCGCAGCTGGTACCCCGATAAACCAAAGTCTGAGCAGATGCGGTCGATTCCTGGCGAGGAGGATATCCGTGGACAAATTCGCGATAAAGTACACGGCTCTCAGTCACAAAAACGATATACCGATCACTTTTCACGTGGACGGGAAGATGGATGGAAACAAGGCCGTCGGGACTTGGCAGTTGCAgggatcgaaacgaaaactag GACCGCTCAACCACATCGTAGTCTTCGCGAACTACAGAAGTGTGCTCGCTATGGTAGTTTGTTCAGAGGGTACGCAGCTTCACCACCATGGTTACAAGTTCTCTATGATTTGGTCCCGGGAGAGAAGTCTGCCCTTACCGATCTTGAAGGAGCTTAAGCCCAAACTGGGAGCATACATTAATCAAGGGGAAATTCGGATGGTGGATCACGAGAACTGTTAA